One window of the Diospyros lotus cultivar Yz01 chromosome 12, ASM1463336v1, whole genome shotgun sequence genome contains the following:
- the LOC127786735 gene encoding protein NRT1/ PTR FAMILY 5.2-like isoform X2, whose protein sequence is MEQWISRAAQSSDHRLGGYEVFERMAYHGITTNLVVYLTNKLHEGTVKSSNNVTNWVGTVWLMPLLGAYIADAHLGRYWTFIISSIIYLVGMCLLTLAVSVPALRPPSCGHGVVDCEKRASKLQLGVFFCALYIIALGTGGTKPNISTMGADQFDDFEPKERAQKLSFFNWWMFSIFFGTLFANTFLVYIQDNVGWAVGYSLPTVGLAISILVFIVGTPYYRHKTPSGSPLTKMAKVLVAASKKWKVVVPNDPKELQELSLEEYSISVKYRIDSTPSLRFLDKAAVKSGSSSPWSLCPVTQVEETKQMLKMIPILVATFIPSTMLAQTQTLFIKQGTTLERSMGPHFKIPPACLSAFVTIFMLITIVVYDRFFVPAIRRYTKNPRGITMLQRLGIGLALHVVVMLTSFLAERTRLSVARENGITEKNQIVPLSIFILLPQFALMGVADNFVEVAKLEFFYDQAPEGMKSLGTAYFTTSLGVGYFLSSFLLSTVAKVTRKHGHKGWILDNLNQSHLDYYYAFYAVLSILNFLYYLVAAKLFVYNVDVDKQRAEELKDAINLQNDGPS, encoded by the exons ATGGAACAGTGGATCTCAAGGGCAGCCCAGTCCTCAGATCACAGACTGGGAG GGTACGAAGTGTTTGAGAGGATGGCATACCATGGAATCACAACAAATTTGGTGGTGTACTTGACCAATAAACTTCACGAGGGCACAGTGAAATCATCCAACAATGTCACCAACTGGGTGGGCACTGTTTGGCTGATGCCTTTGTTGGGTGCTTATATTGCAGATGCCCATCTTGGCCGCTACTGGACTTTCATCATTTCATCCATTATTTACCTTGTG GGAATGTGCTTATTGACACTGGCAGTCTCAGTGCCGGCCTTGAGACCACCGTCGTGTGGGCATGGGGTGGTGGATTGCGAAAAGCGAGCCTCCAAGCTACAACTTGGCGTTTTCTTTTGTGCCTTGTACATAATAGCACTGGGCACGGGTGGTACCAAGCCCAACATCTCCACCATGGGGGCTGACCAGTTTGACGACTTTGAGCCCAAGGAGAGGGCTCAGAAGCTCTCATTCTTCAACTGGTGGATGTTTAGTATTTTCTTTGGGACCCTCTTCGCCAACACCTTCTTAGTGTACATACAGGACAATGTGGGTTGGGCTGTGGGCTACAGCCTACCAACAGTGGGTCTTGCCATCTCCATACTGGTGTTCATCGTGGGCACACCCTACTATAGGCACAAGACCCCTTCTGGGAGCCCTTTGACTAAGATGGCTAAGGTGTTGGTGGCCGCAAGTAAGAAGTGGAAGGTGGTCGTCCCAAATGACCCGAAAGAGCTCCAGGAGCTCAGCTTGGAGGAATATTCCATCTCCGTCAAGTACAGAATCGACTCTACCCCCTCGTTAAG ATTTCTTGACAAGGCCGCAGTGAAGAGTGGATCGAGCTCGCCATGGAGCCTATGCCCAGTGACACAAGTGGAAGAAACCAAGCAAATGCTGAAAATGATCCCAATTCTGGTTGCCACCTTCATCCCCAGCACCATGCTCGCGCAAACACAAACCCTCTTCATCAAGCAAGGCACGACGCTTGAAAGAAGCATGGGTCCCCACTTCAAAATCCCGCCTGCTTGTCTCAGTGCCTTCGTCACCATCTTCATGCTCATCACCATCGTCGTCTACGACCGGTTCTTCGTGCCGGCGATCCGCCGGTACACGAAGAACCCTAGAGGGATCACGATGCTGCAGAGGCTGGGAATTGGGCTGGCCTTGCACGTGGTCGTCATGCTCACCTCCTTCTTAGCGGAGAGGACGAGGTTGAGCGTAGCCAGGGAAAATGGGATCACCGAGAAAAACCAGATTGTGCCGCTGAGCATCTTCATCTTGCTGCCTCAGTTCGCCCTGATGGGGGTGGCCGATAACTTCGTGGAGGTGGCGAAGCTGGAGTTCTTCTACGACCAGGCGCCGGAGGGAATGAAGAGCCTCGGCACCGCCTATTTCACCACCAGCCTAGGAGTGGGGTATTTTCTGAGCAGTTTTCTTCTATCGACTGTGGCGAAAGTCACCAGAAAGCATGGCCACAAAGGCTGGATCTTGGACAATCTGAATCAATCTCATTTGGACTACTATTACGCATTTTATGCTGTTTTAAGCATTCTAAACTTTCTCTACTATCTAGTGGCCGCAAAGCTCTTCGTTTACAACGTCGATGTGGACAAACAACGAGCAGAAGAGTTGAAGGACGCCATTAATCTGCAGAACGATGGGCCAAGCTGA
- the LOC127786735 gene encoding protein NRT1/ PTR FAMILY 5.2-like isoform X1, which produces MAGKVEEEKKEDCTKDGTVDLKGSPVLRSQTGRWRACSFIVGYEVFERMAYHGITTNLVVYLTNKLHEGTVKSSNNVTNWVGTVWLMPLLGAYIADAHLGRYWTFIISSIIYLVGMCLLTLAVSVPALRPPSCGHGVVDCEKRASKLQLGVFFCALYIIALGTGGTKPNISTMGADQFDDFEPKERAQKLSFFNWWMFSIFFGTLFANTFLVYIQDNVGWAVGYSLPTVGLAISILVFIVGTPYYRHKTPSGSPLTKMAKVLVAASKKWKVVVPNDPKELQELSLEEYSISVKYRIDSTPSLRFLDKAAVKSGSSSPWSLCPVTQVEETKQMLKMIPILVATFIPSTMLAQTQTLFIKQGTTLERSMGPHFKIPPACLSAFVTIFMLITIVVYDRFFVPAIRRYTKNPRGITMLQRLGIGLALHVVVMLTSFLAERTRLSVARENGITEKNQIVPLSIFILLPQFALMGVADNFVEVAKLEFFYDQAPEGMKSLGTAYFTTSLGVGYFLSSFLLSTVAKVTRKHGHKGWILDNLNQSHLDYYYAFYAVLSILNFLYYLVAAKLFVYNVDVDKQRAEELKDAINLQNDGPS; this is translated from the exons ATGGCCGGGAAGgtagaggaggagaagaaggaagactGCACCAAGGATGGAACAGTGGATCTCAAGGGCAGCCCAGTCCTCAGATCACAGACTGGGAGGTGGAGAGCTTGTTCTTTTATTGttg GGTACGAAGTGTTTGAGAGGATGGCATACCATGGAATCACAACAAATTTGGTGGTGTACTTGACCAATAAACTTCACGAGGGCACAGTGAAATCATCCAACAATGTCACCAACTGGGTGGGCACTGTTTGGCTGATGCCTTTGTTGGGTGCTTATATTGCAGATGCCCATCTTGGCCGCTACTGGACTTTCATCATTTCATCCATTATTTACCTTGTG GGAATGTGCTTATTGACACTGGCAGTCTCAGTGCCGGCCTTGAGACCACCGTCGTGTGGGCATGGGGTGGTGGATTGCGAAAAGCGAGCCTCCAAGCTACAACTTGGCGTTTTCTTTTGTGCCTTGTACATAATAGCACTGGGCACGGGTGGTACCAAGCCCAACATCTCCACCATGGGGGCTGACCAGTTTGACGACTTTGAGCCCAAGGAGAGGGCTCAGAAGCTCTCATTCTTCAACTGGTGGATGTTTAGTATTTTCTTTGGGACCCTCTTCGCCAACACCTTCTTAGTGTACATACAGGACAATGTGGGTTGGGCTGTGGGCTACAGCCTACCAACAGTGGGTCTTGCCATCTCCATACTGGTGTTCATCGTGGGCACACCCTACTATAGGCACAAGACCCCTTCTGGGAGCCCTTTGACTAAGATGGCTAAGGTGTTGGTGGCCGCAAGTAAGAAGTGGAAGGTGGTCGTCCCAAATGACCCGAAAGAGCTCCAGGAGCTCAGCTTGGAGGAATATTCCATCTCCGTCAAGTACAGAATCGACTCTACCCCCTCGTTAAG ATTTCTTGACAAGGCCGCAGTGAAGAGTGGATCGAGCTCGCCATGGAGCCTATGCCCAGTGACACAAGTGGAAGAAACCAAGCAAATGCTGAAAATGATCCCAATTCTGGTTGCCACCTTCATCCCCAGCACCATGCTCGCGCAAACACAAACCCTCTTCATCAAGCAAGGCACGACGCTTGAAAGAAGCATGGGTCCCCACTTCAAAATCCCGCCTGCTTGTCTCAGTGCCTTCGTCACCATCTTCATGCTCATCACCATCGTCGTCTACGACCGGTTCTTCGTGCCGGCGATCCGCCGGTACACGAAGAACCCTAGAGGGATCACGATGCTGCAGAGGCTGGGAATTGGGCTGGCCTTGCACGTGGTCGTCATGCTCACCTCCTTCTTAGCGGAGAGGACGAGGTTGAGCGTAGCCAGGGAAAATGGGATCACCGAGAAAAACCAGATTGTGCCGCTGAGCATCTTCATCTTGCTGCCTCAGTTCGCCCTGATGGGGGTGGCCGATAACTTCGTGGAGGTGGCGAAGCTGGAGTTCTTCTACGACCAGGCGCCGGAGGGAATGAAGAGCCTCGGCACCGCCTATTTCACCACCAGCCTAGGAGTGGGGTATTTTCTGAGCAGTTTTCTTCTATCGACTGTGGCGAAAGTCACCAGAAAGCATGGCCACAAAGGCTGGATCTTGGACAATCTGAATCAATCTCATTTGGACTACTATTACGCATTTTATGCTGTTTTAAGCATTCTAAACTTTCTCTACTATCTAGTGGCCGCAAAGCTCTTCGTTTACAACGTCGATGTGGACAAACAACGAGCAGAAGAGTTGAAGGACGCCATTAATCTGCAGAACGATGGGCCAAGCTGA